From Micrococcus porci, one genomic window encodes:
- a CDS encoding phosphatase PAP2 family protein, which produces MRRPSAPASRPSPAPEGSWLSRLWAAHAAFLVTGGVLLAVVVAFTSLAEEVYDSVTEGDGVPAVDHPALQAAISLRGPVLTGLAQFLAYAGDTPGAVAVGLVLLGLLTLARREATPAVVLLGGMAGAVLITVVGKSHVGRLRPPVDVALPPIVTSPSFPSGHTLNATVLMALTVYLVAITPRLSLCGTHRRAVTAAAVVAGCYAVLMGLSRVYLAAHWLTDVAAGWTVGLAWAAAVVLAHRVWLTVQDVRRSRAGTPAAPAAG; this is translated from the coding sequence GTGAGGCGCCCCTCGGCTCCCGCGTCGCGCCCCTCGCCCGCGCCGGAGGGATCGTGGCTGTCCCGGCTGTGGGCGGCGCACGCCGCGTTCCTGGTCACCGGGGGCGTGCTCCTGGCGGTGGTCGTCGCGTTCACGTCCCTGGCGGAGGAGGTCTACGACTCCGTCACCGAGGGCGACGGCGTGCCCGCCGTGGACCACCCCGCCCTGCAGGCGGCGATCTCCCTGCGCGGGCCGGTGCTCACAGGCCTGGCGCAGTTCCTGGCCTACGCGGGGGACACCCCGGGGGCGGTCGCCGTCGGGCTGGTGCTGCTGGGGCTGCTCACCCTGGCCCGCCGGGAGGCGACGCCCGCGGTGGTGCTCCTGGGCGGCATGGCGGGGGCGGTGCTGATCACGGTGGTCGGCAAGTCCCACGTGGGGCGGCTGCGCCCGCCCGTGGACGTGGCGCTGCCGCCGATCGTCACCTCGCCCTCGTTCCCGTCCGGGCACACCCTCAACGCGACCGTGCTCATGGCGCTGACGGTGTACCTGGTGGCCATCACCCCGCGCCTGAGCCTGTGCGGCACGCACCGGCGCGCGGTGACGGCGGCCGCCGTCGTCGCCGGCTGCTACGCCGTGCTCATGGGGCTGAGCCGCGTGTACCTGGCGGCGCACTGGCTCACGGATGTGGCCGCCGGGTGGACGGTGGGCCTGGCATGGGCGGCGGCGGTGGTGCTGGCGCACCGGGTGTGGCTCACGGTCCAGGACGTCAGGCGGTCCCGCGCGGGCACGCCGGCCGCACCCGCGGCCGGCTGA